A window of the Pogona vitticeps strain Pit_001003342236 chromosome 4, PviZW2.1, whole genome shotgun sequence genome harbors these coding sequences:
- the LOC110084835 gene encoding testis-specific serine/threonine-protein kinase 5, with product MRQGAPAMKSFSKREADRRTFLEQVRESKENGYLLSSKKIGSGAFSKVYLGYATQEKMMQNYKLASDLRSKRHSMVAIKIISTAEAPVEYTRKFLPREIYSLNVTYKHLNVIQLYEMYRNSKRTYLVLELASRGDLLEHINATSDRREYPGLEEEEARRLFRQIVSAVAHCHNVGIVHRDLKCENVLLDERGFIKLTDFGFANRYSLKNSLMSTFCGSVAYTAPEILMSKKYNGELADLWSLGVILYAMVTGKLPFKERQPHKMIHVIKQGLAFRQAISPECQNLIEGLLQLKPAARLGLQQVATHRWMLPATSAIFHRVMSSMGVHPECNVSPEKSQAAQGETGSSTAQLPGLESPAKTPEGPPKEAKALPATPRASSATGAFPARAKAEKRSGQEATATNCILQLPTPRKTERPPRLSLYRPSLLTTLQPFHHLPNFRKPGSGFSTSAYVTSKRLGEKVPARAAALGSGSSSLSKQAHSLYTMTPCP from the exons ATGAGACAG GGTGCCCCCGCCATGAAGAGTTTTTCCAAGCGTGAGGCCGACCGGAGGACGTTCCTGGAGCAGGTCCGAGAAAGCAAGGAAAACGGCTACCTGCTTTCTTCCAAGAAGATCGGCTCGGGGGCTTTTTCCAAAGTCTACCTGGGCTACGCCACCCAAGAAAAAATGATGCAGAACTACAAGCTGGCCTCCGACCTCCGGAGCAAGAGGCACTCCATG GTTGCAATAAAGATAATCTCAACAGCAGAAGCGCCAGTGGAATATACCAGGAAGTTCCTCCCAAGAGAAATCTACTCCCTCAATGTCACCTACAAGCACTTAAATGTG ATCCAGCTTTATGAGATGTATCGGAACAGCAAGCGCACTTACCTGGTCCTGGAGCTGGCTTCGCGTGGAGACCTCCTGGAGCACATCAACGCCACCTCCGACCGGAGGGAGTACCCGggtctggaggaggaggaagcgcgCAGGCTTTTCCGCCAGATTGTCAGCGCCGTCGCACACTGTCACAACGTTGGCATCGTCCACAG aGATTTGAAATGCGAGAATGTTTTGCTGGATGAACGCGGATTCATCAAGCTAACAG ATTTTGGGTTTGCCAACCGCTACTCCCTGAAGAACTCGCTGATGAGCACGTTCTGCGGCTCGGTGGCCTACACCGCCCCGGAGATCCTGATGAGCAAGAAGTACAACGGGGAGCTGGCTGACCTATGGAGTCT CGGGGTGATCCTCTACGCCATGGTGACAGGGAAGCTCCCCTTCAAGGAGCGCCAGCCTCACAAGATGATCCACGTGATCAAGCAGGGACTCGCCTTCCGGCAAGCCATCTCTCCAG agTGCCAGAACCTCATTGAGGGCTTGCTCCAGCTGAAGCCAGCCGCCCGCTTGGGGCTGCAGCAGGTGGCCACCCACCGCTGGATGCTGCCTGCTACCTCGGCCATCTTCCACCGGGTGATGAGTTCCATGGGGGTCCATCCCGAGTGCAACGTGAGCCCAGAAAAGTCACAAGCAGCACAAG gcgaAACCGGGAGCTCCACTGCGCAACTCCCAGGCCTGGAGAGCCCAGCCAAGACTCCCGAAGGGCCTCCGAAGGAAGCCAAAGCCCTCCCGGCCACGCCCCGGGCCTCCTCTGCCACGGGGGCTTTTCCCGCCAGGGCCAAGGCGGAGAAGAGGAGCGGCCAGGAGGCGACGGCCACCAACTGCATCCTCCAGCTCCCGACGCCGCGCAAGACGGAGCGGCCCCCAAGGCTCTCCCTCTACCGGCCCAGCCTGCTCACCACCTTGCAGCCCTTCCACCACCTGCCTAATTTCCGCAAGCCGGGCTCCGGCTTCTCCACCAGCGCCTACGTGACCAGCAAGCGGCTCGGGGAAAAGGTGCCCGCCCGGGCTGCAGCTCTCGGCAGCGGCTCCTCCAGCCTCTCCAAGCAAGCGCACTCTCTCTACACCATGACTCCGTGCCCGTGA
- the HGH1 gene encoding protein HGH1 homolog isoform X2, producing the protein MEDQQAEELLAFLHPEARLDLKVQATQYLMGLTGTSEGRQWLAGQEALLDALLALARDPSPAVAKDAYRALINLATEPVAHGAFKKGLPSLLSLLLDPASPWADQVCTLLSNLSREEASCRHLLEALEQTAGGLGPLVDAFCTEGFNPRACLHYLGPLLSNLSQLPEAREALLDRSRCVLPRLLPYTQYAGSVVRRGGVVGMLRNCCFDHRHHEWLLSEAVDLLPFLLLPLAGPEEFPEEEMERLPLDLQYLPPEKQREPDPDIRKMLLEAILLLTATKPGRQRVREKGTYVILRELHRWEGDPRALAACEKVIQVLIGDEPQAGMENLLEVEIPAEVEEKLQHLDREDQQQQEEEEEEESLQPTPCSEGLPG; encoded by the exons ATGGAGGATCAACAGGCGGAAGAGCTGTTGGCGTTTCTTCACCCAGAGGCCCGTTTGGACCTGAAGGTCCAGGCCACCCAGTATCTGATGGGGCTGACGGGCACCTCGGAAGGCCGGCAGTGGCTGGccggccaggaggcccttctggaTGCCCTGCTGGCCCTGGCCAGGGACCCTTCCCCGGCGGTTGCCAAAGACGCCTACCGTGCCCTCATTAACTTGGCCACAGAGCCGGTAGCCCACGGGGCGTTCAAGAAGGGCCTGCCGAGCCTGCTCAGCCTCCTGCTGGATCCGGCCTCTCCGTGGGCGGACCAGGTCTGCACGCTGCTCTCCAACCTGTCACGGGAAGAGGCCTCCTGCCGGCACCTCTTGGAAGCCCTGGAGCAGACGGCGGGAGGGCTGGGACCCCTCGTGGACGCCTTTTGCACCGAGGGCTTCAACCCCCGGGCCTGCCTGCATTATCTGGGCCCGTTGCTCTCCAACCTGAGCCAGCTCCCAGAAGCCCGGGAGGCCCTCTTGGACAGATCCAG gtGTGTGTTGCCGAGGCTGTTGCCGTACACGCAGTATGCTGGCTCGGTCGTCCGCCGAGGAGGCGTCGTTGGGATGCTCCGGAACTGCTGTTTTGACCACA GGCACCATGAGTGGTTGTTGAGTGAAGCTGTGgacctccttcccttcctcctgctcCCGCTGGCGGGTCCAGAGGAATTCCCCGAGGAAGAGATGGAAA GGCTGCCCTTGGATCTGCAGTATTTGCCTCCGGAGAAGCAGCGGGAGCCGGACCCGGACATCCGCAAGATGCTGCTGGAGGCCATCCTGCTG CTCACAGCTACCAAGCCAGGACGGCAGCGGGTGAGAGAGAAAGGCACCTATGTGATCCTCCGGGAACTCCACCGGTGGGAGGGCGACCCCCGGGCCCTGGCGGCCTGTGAGAAGGTGATCCAG GTCCTGATTGGCGATGAGCCCCAGGCTGGGATGGAGAACCTGCTGGAGGTGGAGATCCCTGCagaggtggaggagaagctgcAGCATCTGGATCGGGAGgaccagcagcagcaagaggaggaggaggaagaggagagcctACAGCCCACGCCTTGCTCGGAAGGACTGCCCGGATGA
- the HGH1 gene encoding protein HGH1 homolog isoform X1 — protein sequence MLTYKALNGLGPQYLAERLLPPRSIRITQSSQEVRLRSLTQRGAQKERNWAFSAVAQHLWNNFPPEIQVAPQQHNNGMEDQQAEELLAFLHPEARLDLKVQATQYLMGLTGTSEGRQWLAGQEALLDALLALARDPSPAVAKDAYRALINLATEPVAHGAFKKGLPSLLSLLLDPASPWADQVCTLLSNLSREEASCRHLLEALEQTAGGLGPLVDAFCTEGFNPRACLHYLGPLLSNLSQLPEAREALLDRSRCVLPRLLPYTQYAGSVVRRGGVVGMLRNCCFDHRHHEWLLSEAVDLLPFLLLPLAGPEEFPEEEMERLPLDLQYLPPEKQREPDPDIRKMLLEAILLLTATKPGRQRVREKGTYVILRELHRWEGDPRALAACEKVIQVLIGDEPQAGMENLLEVEIPAEVEEKLQHLDREDQQQQEEEEEEESLQPTPCSEGLPG from the exons atgcttacgtataaagccctaaacggtttagggcctcaatacttggcggaacgcctactcccaccaagatctatccGTATCACccaatcgagtcaggaggtgaggctgaggagcctgacgcagAGGggggcccagaaggaaagaaactgggccttctcggcggtggctcagcACCTTTGGAATAACTTTCCTCCGGAG ATCCAGGTGGCtccacaacaacacaacaacgGCATGGAGGATCAACAGGCGGAAGAGCTGTTGGCGTTTCTTCACCCAGAGGCCCGTTTGGACCTGAAGGTCCAGGCCACCCAGTATCTGATGGGGCTGACGGGCACCTCGGAAGGCCGGCAGTGGCTGGccggccaggaggcccttctggaTGCCCTGCTGGCCCTGGCCAGGGACCCTTCCCCGGCGGTTGCCAAAGACGCCTACCGTGCCCTCATTAACTTGGCCACAGAGCCGGTAGCCCACGGGGCGTTCAAGAAGGGCCTGCCGAGCCTGCTCAGCCTCCTGCTGGATCCGGCCTCTCCGTGGGCGGACCAGGTCTGCACGCTGCTCTCCAACCTGTCACGGGAAGAGGCCTCCTGCCGGCACCTCTTGGAAGCCCTGGAGCAGACGGCGGGAGGGCTGGGACCCCTCGTGGACGCCTTTTGCACCGAGGGCTTCAACCCCCGGGCCTGCCTGCATTATCTGGGCCCGTTGCTCTCCAACCTGAGCCAGCTCCCAGAAGCCCGGGAGGCCCTCTTGGACAGATCCAG gtGTGTGTTGCCGAGGCTGTTGCCGTACACGCAGTATGCTGGCTCGGTCGTCCGCCGAGGAGGCGTCGTTGGGATGCTCCGGAACTGCTGTTTTGACCACA GGCACCATGAGTGGTTGTTGAGTGAAGCTGTGgacctccttcccttcctcctgctcCCGCTGGCGGGTCCAGAGGAATTCCCCGAGGAAGAGATGGAAA GGCTGCCCTTGGATCTGCAGTATTTGCCTCCGGAGAAGCAGCGGGAGCCGGACCCGGACATCCGCAAGATGCTGCTGGAGGCCATCCTGCTG CTCACAGCTACCAAGCCAGGACGGCAGCGGGTGAGAGAGAAAGGCACCTATGTGATCCTCCGGGAACTCCACCGGTGGGAGGGCGACCCCCGGGCCCTGGCGGCCTGTGAGAAGGTGATCCAG GTCCTGATTGGCGATGAGCCCCAGGCTGGGATGGAGAACCTGCTGGAGGTGGAGATCCCTGCagaggtggaggagaagctgcAGCATCTGGATCGGGAGgaccagcagcagcaagaggaggaggaggaagaggagagcctACAGCCCACGCCTTGCTCGGAAGGACTGCCCGGATGA